Proteins found in one Megachile rotundata isolate GNS110a chromosome 14, iyMegRotu1, whole genome shotgun sequence genomic segment:
- the beta-Spec gene encoding spectrin beta chain isoform X2: MTTDISVVRGGWDPTLQQEIVDEYEYDGGNSSSRLFERSRIKALAGERELVQKKTFQKWVNSHLVRCSCRIGDLYVDLRDGKMLIKLLEILSGERLPRPTKGKMRIHCLENVDKALQFLREQRVHLENMGSHDIVDGNPRLSLGLIWTIILRFQIQDITIEETDNQETKSAKDALLLWCQMKTAGYHNVNVRNFTTSWRDGLAFNAIIHKHRPDLIQFEKLSKSNAIYNLNNAFNVAEDKLGLTKLLDAEDIFVDHPDEKSIITYVVTYYHYFSKMKQETVQGKRIGKVVGIAMENDRMIHEYESLTSDLLRWIEGTIEALGDRRFANSLVGVQSQLSQFSNYRTVEKPPKFVEKGNLEVLLFTLQSKMRANNQKPYTPKEGKMISDINKAWERLEKAEHERELALREELIRQEKLEQLAARFNRKASMRETWLSENQRLVSQDNFGFDLAAVEAAAKKHEAIETDIFAYEERVQAVMAVSQELETENYHDIERINARKDNVLRLWNYLLELLRARRMRLELSLQLQQNFQEMLYILDSMEEIKMRLLTDDYGKHLMGVEDLLQKHSLVEADINVLGERVKAVVQQSQKFLEHGEGYRPCDPTIIVERVQQLEDAYAELVRLAVERRARLEESRKLWQFYWDMADEENWIKEKEQIVSTGDIGHDLTTINLLLSKHKALENEIQSHEPQLMSVAAVGDELVRQQHFGSDRIQERLQEILGMWNHLLDLAAFRRKRLEEAVDYHQLFADADDIDIWMLDTLRLVSSEDVGRDEANVQSLLKKHKDVTDELKNYATTIDQLHQQASGLGEQDAKSPEVLERLASIDSRYKELMELAKLRKQRLLDALSLYKLFSESDGVEQWIGEKNRMLETMVPAKDIEDVEIMKHRYNGFEKEMYANASRVAVVNQLARQLLHVEHPNSEQIVARQNELNQKWAELREKAENKRDELNSAHGVQTFHIECRETVSWIEDKKRILQQTDSLEMDLTGVMTLQRRLSGMERDLAAIQAKLDALEKEAENIQKQNLEDPEVIRERITQIHTIWEQLTQMLKERDAKLEEAGDLHRFLRDLDHFQAWLTKTQTDVASEDTPTTLADAEKLLTQHQNIKEEIDNYTDDYQKMMEYGERLTSEAGAGDTQYMFLRERLNALKMGWEELHQMWANRKLLLSNSLNFQVFDRDARQAEVLLSQQEHILAKDETPANFEQAEHMIKRHEAFMTTMDANDEKINSVVQFAGRLVDKGHFAADKVKKKAESINERRRINREKANQYMEKLKDQLQLQMFLQDCEELGEWVQEKHITAQDETYRSAKTVHSKWTRHQAFEAEIASNKDRLQQLQQAAEELIQQKPDLADIIKPKVAELADQFEELETTTHDKGERLFDANREVLIHQTCDDIDSWMNELEKQIESTDTGSDLASVNILMQKQQMIETQMAVKARQVTELDKQAEHLQRTVPEDKMEEIKCKKEKVAQRFAQLKAPLIDRQRQLEKKKEAFQFRRDVEDEKLWIAEKMPQATSTEYGNSLFNVHMLKKKNQSLRTEIDNHEPRINLVCNNGQKLIDEGHEDSPEFRQLISELTEKWKELKDAVDDRNKHLLQNEKAQQYFFDATEAESWMSEQELYMMVEDRGKDEISAQNLMKKHESLEHAVEDYAETIRQLGETARQLINDQHPLADQIAVKQSQVDKLYAGLKDLAGERRAKLDEALQLFMLNREVDDLEQWIAERELVAGSHELGQDYDHVTLLWERFKEFARDTEAIGSERVAAVNGIADSLIATGHSDAATIAEWKDGLNEVWQDLLELIETRTQMLQASRELHKFFHDCKDVLGRILEKQNAMSDELGRDAGSVSALQRKHANFIQDLFTLQSQVSQIQEESAKLQASYAGDKAREITNREGEVVAAWKNLQALCEGRRTKLEDTGDLFRFFNMVRTLMIWMDDVVRQMNTTEKPRDVAGVELLMNNHQSLKAEIDAREDNLMACINLGKDLLARNHYASSQIKEKLAALTDHRNALLHRWEERWENLQLILEVYQFARDAAVAEAWLIAQEPYLMSQELGHTIDEVENLIKKHEAFEKSAAAQEERFSALHRLTTFELKEMKRREQEREEEERRKKEEAAAAEAARLAKATPVTSPDEPPSERAEAEGVPSGERPTGEDESHVHAQKPARLSIRREGTPPATPSSTKPPKGLSSPTTPKGGSGSESGTLRRKERSRSKSPFRSFRWRKSAKSPSLDRSGVSDDERSISEQRSPSDDEFEGVLQRKHEWESTTKKSSNRSWHKVYMVVRGQSLFVYTDQKSYKAAPDQPYKGEAPLDLKGATITVASDYTKRKHVFRVKSQSGSDFLFQAKDDAEMNEWVTVLNQATQGTSGASTSRAHTLPAPTQAETKRRSFFTLKKN, encoded by the exons ATGACGACCGACATCTCGGTAGTGCGCGGGGGTTGGGACCCCACGTTGCAACAAGAGATTGTCGATGAGTACGAATACGACGGGGGAAACTCGAGTTCGAGACTTTTCGAACGTTCACGAATCAAAGCTTTAGCTG GTGAACGTGAATTAGTACAAAAGAAGACCTTCCAAAAATGGGTGAACTCCCACTTGGTCCGGTGTTCCTGCCGAATTGGCGACCTGTACGTCGATCTTCGAGATGGCAAGATGCTCATCAAACTGCTAGAGATCCTTTCCGGAGAGCGTTTGCCACGACCGACGAAAGGAAAAATGCGAATTCATTGTTTGGAGAACGTCGACAAAGCGTTGCAGTTCCTGCGCGAGCAAAGAGTCCACCTGGAAAACATGGGATCCCACGACATAGTGGATGGAAATCCGCGTCTGAGCTTGGGTCTCATTTGGACCATCATTCTGCGGTTCCAGATCCAGGATATCACGATCGAGGAGACGGACAATCAAGAGACGAAATCGGCGAAGGACGCGTTGCTCCTTTGGTGTCAAATGAAAACGGCTGGTTATCATAATGTTAACGTGAGAAATTTCACCACGTCCTGGCGCGACGGATTAGCTTTTAACGCCATCATTCACAAACACCGTCCAGACTTGATTCAGTTCGAGAAACTATCTAAATCCAAtgctatttataatttaaataacgcGTTCAATGTAGCCGAGGATAAGCTTGGTCTCACTAAACTGTTAGATGCGGAAGATATATTCGTCGACCATCCTGACGAGAAGTCGATCATCACCTACGTGGTAACGTATTACCATTACTTCTCGAAGATGAAGCAAGAGACTGTCCAGGGCAAGAGAATCGGCAAAGTGGTCGGCATCGCCATGGAAAACGACCGCATGATACACGAGTATGAGAGTCTGACCAGCGACTTGTTGCGTTGGATCGAGGGTACCATAGAGGCACTGGGAGATCGTAGATTCGCCAATTCTTTGGTTGGTGTTCAATCGCAGCTTTCCCAGTTCTCCAACTACCGTACCGTGGAGAAACCCCCGAAATTCGTGGAGAAGGGTAACTTGGAAGTCTTACTGTTCACGCTACAGTCGAAGATGCGAGCAAATAATCAAAAACCGTACACGCCGAAGGAAGGTAAAATGATCTCGGACATTAACAAGGCTTGGGAGAGATTAGAAAAAGCGGAACACGAACGAGAGTTGGCCTTACGCGAGGAACTGATTCGTCAGGAAAAACTGGAGCAACTAGCGGCGAGATTCAACCGAAAGGCTAGCATGAGGGAGACCTGGTTGTCCGAGAATCAAAGATTGGTATCTCAGGATAACTTCGGTTTTGATTTGGCTGCTGTGGAAGCTGCGGCAAAGAAACACGAGGCCATCGAAACCGATATCTTCGCGTATGAGGAACGTGTCCAGGCTGTGATGGCTGTTTCGCAAGAATTGGAGACCGAGAATTATCATGACATTGAACGCATTAATGCCCGCAAGGACAATGTTCTGAGACTTTGGAACTACTTACTGGAGCTACTTAGAGCTAGAAGAATGAGGCTGGAATTGTCCCTACAGTTGCAGCAGAACTTCCAGGAAATGTTGTACATTCTCGATAGCATGGAGGAGATCAAGATGCGTTTGCTAACTGATGACTATGGAAAACACCTTATGGGTGTTGAAGACCTCTTGCAGAAGCATTCTCTGGTCGAGGCTGATATCAACGTCCTAGGAGAAAGAGTGAAAGCTGTAGTTCAACAAAGTCAGAAGTTCTTGGAACACGGAGAAGGCTATCGTCCTTGCGATCCAACGATCATCGTCGAACGCGTGCAGCAACTTGAAGATGCATACGCAGAACTGGTACGTCTGGCTGTCGAACGCAGAGCCAGACTCGAAGAGTCTCGCAAATTGTGGCAGTTCTACTGGGATATGGCTGATGAGGAGAACTGGATCAAGGAGAAGGAGCAGATAGTGTCGACTGGAGATATTGGTCACGACCTAACCACTATCAACCTCCTGTTGTCGAAACACAAAGCTCTAGAGAACGAAATTCAGTCTCATGAACCACAGCTGATGTCTGTGGCTGCTGTGGGAGACGAACTAGTCCGGCAGCAACACTTTGGGTCTGATCGTATCCAGGAAAGACTTCAGGAAATCCTGGGAATGTGGAACCATCTTCTGGACTTGGCTGCTTTCAGGAGAAAACGTTTGGAAGAGGCCGTCGACTACCATCAACTGTTCGCGGATGCTGATGACATTGACATTTGGATGTTGGATACCTTGAGACTCGTTTCGTCAGAAGACGTTGGCAGAGACGAAGCAAATGTACAGTCTTTGTTGAAGAAACATAAGGATGTGACTGATGAACTGAAAAACTATGCTACCACGATTGATCAACTACATCAACAGGCATCTGGACTTGGCGAACAGGATGCTAAATCGCCGGAAGTTCTAGAAAGACTCGCTTCTATCGACTCGAGGTATAAGGAACTCATGGAACTGGCTAAGCTGCGTAAACAGAGACTGTTGGATGCATTGTCGTTGTACAAGTTGTTCAGCGAATCTGATGGAGTTGAGCAATGGATCGGCGAAAAGAACAGAATGCTGGAAACGATGGTTCCGGCTAAAGACATCGAAGATGTGGAGATCATGAAGCATCGATACAATGGTTTCGAGAAAGAAATGTACGCCAATGCTTCTCGAGTTGCTGTTGTGAATCAACTGGCCAGACAATTGCTGCACGTCGAACATCCTAACTCTGAACAGATAGTAGCTCGTCAGAACGAATTGAACCAGAAATGGGCAGAATTACGCGAAAAGGCGGAGAACAAACGTGACGAGTTGAACTCTGCGCACGGTGTGCAGACCTTCCACATCGAGTGCCGCGAGACAGTGTCCTGGATTGAGGATAAGAAACGTATTCTCCAGCAAACGGACAGTTTGGAGATGGACTTGACCGGAGTTATGACTTTGCAGCGTCGGCTGAGTGGCATGGAACGCGACCTGGCAGCCATACAGGCCAAGTTAGACGCTTTGGAAAAGGAAGCCGAAAACATTCAGAAACAGAACTTGGAAGATCCAGAAGTGATTCGGGAAAGAATCACTCAGATTCATACTATTTGGGAACAGCTGACTCAGATGCTGAAGGAGCGCGACGCCAAGTTGGAGGAAGCCGGCGACCTGCACAGATTCCTGAGAGACCTCGACCACTTCCAGGCATGGTTGACCAAGACTCAGACCGATGTTGCCAGCGAGGATACGCCGACCACGTTGGCCGATGCCGAAAAATTACTCACGCAGCACCAGAACATCAAGGAAGAGATCGACAACTATACCGACGATTACCAGAAGATGATGGAGTATGGCGAAAGATTAACCAGCGAGGCCGGTGCCGGCGACACGCAATACATGTTCTTGCGAGAGAGATTGAACGCCTTGAAAATGGGCTGGGAAGAATTGCACCAGATGTGGGCCAACAGGAAGCTGTTGCTGTCTAACTCGCTGAACTTCCAGGTGTTCGATCGCGACGCTCGTCAAGCAGAGGTGCTTTTGTCCCAGCAAGAGCACATTCTCGCCAAGGACGAGACACCAGCGAACTTCGAGCAAGCTGAGCACATGATCAAGCGGCACGAGGCCTTTATGACGACCATGGACGCAAACGACGAGAAGATCAACTCTGTGGTGCAGTTCGCCGGACGACTTGTCGACAAGGGACACTTTGCGGCTGACAAAGTCAAGAAGAAGGCGGAGAGCATCAACGAACGGCGTCGCATTAACCGCGAGAAGGCCAATCAGTACATGGAGAAACTGAAGGATCAACTGCAGCTGCAGATGTTCCTGCAGGATTGCGAGGAGTTAGGTGAATGGGTACAGGAGAAGCACATCACTGCCCAAGATGAGACTTACAGAAGCGCGAAGACCGTGCACAGCAAGTGGACTAGGCATCAGGCATTCGAGGCGGAGATCGCGAGCAATAAGGATCGTCTACAGCAATTACAGCAAGCTGCTGAGGAATTGATTCAACAGAAACCGGATTTGGCGGATATTATTAAGCCAAAGGTGGCCGAATTGGCTGATCAGTTCGAGGAACTCGAGACCACTACTCACGACAAAGGCGAACGTTTGTTCGATGCGAATCGTGAAGTCCTTATTCACCAGACCTGCGACGATATCGACTCATGGATGAACGAACTGGAGAAGCAGATCGAGAGCACGGACACAGGTTCCGATTTGGCCTCCGTGAACATTCTGATGCAGAAGCAACAGATGATTGAGACGCAGATGGCGGTCAAGGCTCGACAGGTGACGGAACTGGACAAACAAGCCGAACACTTGCAACGTACGGTACCGGAAGACAAAATGGAGGAGATCAAGTGCAAGAAGGAGAAGGTTGCGCAAAGATTCGCACAGCTGAAGGCACCGTTGATCGACCGACAGCGTCAGTTGGAAAAGAAGAAGGAAGCCTTCCAGTTCAGACGCGACGTGGAGGACGAGAAGCTCTGGATCGCCGAGAAGATGCCTCAAGCTACCAGCACCGAGTATGGCAACTCCCTATTCAACGTACACATGCTGAAGAAGAAGAACCAATCTCTGCGCACCGAGATCGACAACCACGAACCCAGGATCAACCTAGTCTGCAACAATGGACAAAAGCTGATCGACGAAGGCCACGAGGATAGTCCTGAGTTCCGTCAGCTTATCTCCGAGCTAACAGAGAAGTGGAAGGAACTGAAAGACGCCGTCGACGACAGAAACAAACATCTACTACAGAACGAGAAGGCCCAACAATACTTCTTCGACGCGACCGAAGCTGAATCATGGATGAGCGAGCAGGAGTTGTACATGATGGTGGAGGATCGTGGCAAAGACGAAATCTCGGCACAAAACTTGATGAAGAAGCACGAGTCCTTGGAGCACGCTGTGGAAGATTACGCAGAGACCATCCGCCAGCTTGGAGAGACAGCGAGACAGTTAATCAATGATCAACATCCTCTGGCTGATCAGATTGCCGTTAAGCAATCTCAGGTGGACAAGTTGTACGCTGGACTAAAGGACCTGGCTGGCGAACGCCGAGCCAAGCTGGACGAGGCTCTTCAGCTGTTCATGTTGAATAGAGAGGTAGATGACTTGGAACAGTGGATCGCAGAGAGAGAACTGGTCGCTGGAAGTCACGAGCTGGGTCAGGATTATGACCATGTGACGCTTCTGTGGGAGAGGTTCAAGGAGTTCGCTAGAGACACCGAGGCGATAGGCTCAGAAAGGGTAGCAGCCGTGAACGGTATCGCAGATTCTTTGATAGCAACAGGTCACTCTGATGCAGCTACCATCGCCGAATGGAAGGATGGACTGAACGAGGTTTGGCAAGACTTGCTCGAGTTGATCGAGACTCGCACACAGATGCTGCAAGCCAGTCGAGAACTGCACAAGTTCTTCCATGACTGCAAGGACGTACTTGGAAGAATCCTGGAGAAACAGAACGCAATGTCTGACGAGCTCGGTCGCGATGCTGGCTCCGTTTCCGCTCTTCAACGGAAACACGCCAACTTCATACAGGACCTGTTCACGTTGCAGAGCCAAGTGTCACAGATTCAAGAGGAATCAGCTAAATTGCAGGCGAGCTATGCTGGTGACAAAGCTAGGGAGATAACGAACCGTGAAGGAGAGGTTGTCGCAGCATGGAAGAACCTTCAGGCCCTCTGCGAAGGAAGAAGAACGAAACTGGAAGATACCGGTGACCTCTTCCGGTTCTTCAACATGGTCAGAACCCTGATGATCTGGATGGACGACGTAGTGCGCCAGATGAACACGACCGAGAAACCTCGCGATGTGGCAGGAGTTGAACTCTTGATGAACAATCATCAAAGCTTAAAGGCTGAGATAGATGCCAGGGAGGACAATCTGATGGCTTGCATCAATCTGGGCAAGGATTTGTTAGCTAGGAATCATTATGCCAGTTCTCAGATCAAGGAGAAACTGGCGGCTCTCACTGATCATAGAAACGCGTTGCTGCATAGATGGGAAGAGCGTTGGGAGAATTTGCAGCTCA ttttggagGTGTATCAATTCGCTAGAGATGCCGCGGTCGCCGAGGCATGGTTGATCGCTCAAGAACCATATCTTATGAGCCAAGAACTTGGC CACACGATTGACGAAGTGGAGAACCTTATTAAGAAGCACGAAGCATTCGAAAAGTCGGCAGCTGCGCAAGAAGAAAGGTTTAGTGCCTTGCATCGACTCACTACC TTTGAGTTGAAAGAAATGAAGAGGAGAGAACAAGAGCGAGAGGAAGAGGAGAGACGTAAAAAAGAGGAGGCTGCAGCAGCTGAGGCAGCTCGATTAGCTAAAGCAACGCCAGTAACTAGTCCCGATGAACCACCCAGTGAAAG AGCTGAAGCTGAAGGAGTACCTAGCGGAGAACGACCCACCGGTGAAGACGAGTCACATG TGCATGCTCAGAAACCTGCACGTCTATCCATACGAAGAGAAGGAACACCACCTGCCACCCCCTCGTCCACGAAACCTCCTAAGG